The genomic region AATCCTTTTGCTGCTTGCTGGGAATCCATGCTATAGCATTCAATCACAAATTCCATGATTGCCGTATCTTTGACGATCTGCTTGGTGATCAGGCCGGATTTGATCTGCGGGAAGTCGTTGCTGATCTCGGGGTTTGATTTGAGCCTGAGGATAAACTCGTTGATCAAATCAAGCTCACGCACGTTGATATCCACCGGAGTGATGCCGTTGAGGGTCAGCACACCATTGGCATAAGAGAACTTGCGCACCGCGAGTTTCTGATCGATCTCGCGGCTCAAAGCCACCATCTTGTTCGCCCAGAAGATACGGTTGTTAAAGGTTCTCTCCAGCTTGTCGAGGTCGGCGCTGGAAAGGTAATCGCCGCTGGTCTGATAGCTCTGCAATTGGCGTTCTGTATCAGCCAGAAACTGTTTGCGGCTTTGCACTTTTTCCTTGAAACTCATGTTTAGATAGATGTAAGCAGACATCACGATGATCATTCCGACCACGAACGCGATGATGGACTTTTGGAAAGTTTTTCTTTCCCGTTCGCCCAAGAGCTTCATCTCGCCAAACTTGTTCATGTTGATTTTGAAGTAAAACGCGTTTGTCATCATCACTCCCTATTCAGCCCGCATTGCCAAACCAATTGCCAAAGCCAATTGGGGATCTTTTTTGTCCTGGAATTTCTCGGGCATTTCCACATTGATAAACGGCATAAATAACTCGGTGGGAATGCTCACTTTATCCTGAATATACTCCAGGAAACCGCGCAGCTTTGCAGTGCCGCCCATCAGATAGAGCTTTCTGAAATCGCTGTTTCCGGCTTCTTTGACGTAGAAACGTAGCGACCGGCGGATTTCTTCGACGATGGCATCTTCGGTGGACTTTTCAGATATATCCAGCATGCTGATCGTCTTACTTTCTCCGATACTGGGATCGTCCAACAAGCCCCATTCGAGTTTGTGAGCATCGGCTGCCTCCCAATCAAGCTGACGTCTGCGCATGATATCGCGGGTAAAATGGTATCCGCCATAAGGAATATCACGGGCAAAGAACTTGGATTGCGGACCCCAGATCACCATGTTGGTGCGGTGGGCGCCCAGATTGAGAAGCACAAATACTCCATCCTCTGCAAACGCATTGAGCGCAAAACTATTGGCGATGGCAAGAGAATCGATATCGACGATATTGGGACTCAGCCCCGCGGTCGCCAACGTGTTGGTGTGCTCGTTGAGCAGTTCTTTGGAAGTGGCGGCAAGCAGGATGTTCATGTTATTCGTCTTTTCTTCGACGCTCAATACCTGATAATCCAGCACCATGTCCGTTCCGCTGATAGGGATGTGCTTTTTGGCTTCGAAAAACAATGCTGATTCCAGCTCATCATCCGGCAGAAAGATAGTCTTGATCTGCTTGATGCTGGTGTTGTCTCCGCCAATGGAAGTAACCAGATGTTGGATTTTTTTGGGGTTGATCCGCAGGGTTTTTAGGATCTCCACGATCACCGGAGCGAAACGCTCATGCCGTAGATCGCTGGGGAGATACTCAATTCCGTGGGGAACAGTGGGGCGAACCTCATAGTTCAACAGCTTGAATCCGTCGTGCAATCTCTTCAGATGGACGACCTTTACGCTGTGCGAACCGATGTCGATTCCCACTGATTCCTTGAACTTAAGCGTTTTTGTTTTCTTCATAGTTCCTCTTATCTATGACTATATTTATAAGCTTTCGGGTGGACGTTTGATAACCCAGTTGAGTGCCGCAAAGGGAGTTTCGTCCTTGCGGGTGACTTCAGGAAAATCTATGGGTGATGTCTTGTAAAATCTACTGTCGTAGAAATAATTTTTCTTATACCCGGTTCCGTTGCCGCTGGCTCCGGGATAGTTCACATTCGTGAGCGGAATTCCCAGCACGGGATCGGTATGGGCGACCAATCCGGGCGCGCTTGAGCCGCCGCAAAAGTCGTTCGGTTGATTCCAGAGACCGCCTGATGGCCATTCCGCGTCCAAATAGCTGCGGTGGACAAATCCCCTGCGGCGTTGCGACACCGAGCCATAGATGCTGATGTATCCGCGTTCCAGATAGGGAACCCGCTCGGGCCAGATCGGATTATACCAGGGAAAATCAATCAGCGGAGGCCATGGCACAGATTGCGGAAATCTCCTGCGATGTAGGTCGATCCATTTATATACCGTGTTTCCAATTCTAAAGTTTGGCACCGATGGATGCGGGTGTTGATATTCAAAAGTGAAGACGCCATCCTTCCAGTTTACGCCTCTACCGTCCCCCAAGGCTGCCATTGCGGCATAGATCCAGATTCCACCAAAGCCGGTGTCCGGTCCCATATTGGTGTGAATGCGCAGTGAGTCCACAGGACTGCGATAGGCATATTTCACCACGATGGATTTCTCGGATACAAGCCCGACGACATCGCTGCTATTGCCCGCCGGATTGGTTCCCCTGCTTGTTCCGGAGAGCAAAATGTCTCCGATCAGGAAAAGAGTGTCCGCGCAACCCCAGGTTTGATATGACCCGAAGGTGCCTTTCAGCCACAGCTTGCTGTTGACAAATTGAGACCGGTTCCCTGAATTACCGTTGCCTGCCATCGTCCACACGGTATCACGGATCATATAACTGTTGCGATATTGTAGGTTTGCCGGATTAGGCGGCGGGTAGGGAATATAGACATCGGAAAAACTTCGCACCCAGTCAGTTGGATCCCCCATTTGTGCAGTATAGCTTGATCCATTGACTTCAACTAACATTATGCGTTCACGATCGAGATCGGAGGGACCCACATAGTTTCCTGTATTGCGAATGCGGTTTGCCTGATCGGGGAATACCACGTGACCGTAATTCTCGGTCAAGCCTCCGGGGAATACTTCGTTCACGTTGTAGCCCGCTGGATTAGAAAGCACTACGCCGTTGGTGGTTACCCACCCATGAAAGATCGGCCATCCGTTGTTGTCTCCGCCGCCGCCTTGTTTGATCCGGATATCGGTGTTGCTATGCACTCTGCCATACAACATGTCTGGTCCCCAGAAATACACGGGGTTGCCATGCATCGAAGCATCGGTATCGCTAAAATACATAAACTTGGCGAAGGTTTCGCTTTCCAGGGTCAAAACTCCATATTTACGGATGATGGAGTGCTTGGGATTGGCAAACGCCACCTGACCGATCCCGGTTTTGGATCTAACTAAGGAGCGCACTTCGGTCATTTGTTTTTGATCGCCCACCACGATATCTTCCAGGGTATCCAATGTGGTTCCCTTCTGAAGCACGGATTGCATTTTAAACGTCTTTTTCATGGCTGAATTGACGATCTCCACCGCTCTTTCGGTGGTTCTGACCGGAATAATAACTGAGCCCATCTTTTGGGCGATCTTTTGCCCGCGGTAGGCTTCCGAACGCAGAAACAGCATCGTCTGAAGATTCTCAAAGTCATACTGAAACGCCATCACGTCTCGCATCGCCAGGCTGGACAGGGTGAAACCGGACATCATCGCGATCACCATCAAAAGCATGGCTACGGTGATGTTCCCACTGGGTTTTCTTATGTATTGCAGCATAAGACCTCCTTAGGCAGTAAAAAAGATATTGTCATTTTTTCACCATCTTGGTCTTGTATTTGATATAACGGAATGCGTCCTTGCCGGTCTTGACCTTTCCGTGCAAGGTCACTTCGATAGCGATTAATTCCGGACCTTGGTTGACCTTTTTGATCTGGAACTTTTCCAGGGTCATCGTGTCCAGCTTGTCTCTTTTGGGAAATAGATAAACAGGTGAGGAGATCTGGATGCCGCGATGCACATAAGTGGCGCGAACCGCGTTGTCATAGAGAAAGAACTGTGCATAGTCCGTGGTTTCCAGACCGTCCTTGGTGGGGGGAGTCACTTTGATTGCATTGCCGGTTGTAGCACCAAAGGGTGCTCCGAGCAATCTCATATATATGGCATTGTTCACACCGAGAAATTCAACGTTGTTTCCGGTGCCGGCAGCGATGCCGTTTTTGATCGTATTCAGGCATTCAAGACCGTCTTTTTGCAAATCCGCCCAGGCATTTAGCTCCTGGTATTTACGGAAAAACAAGCTGATCCCCACTGCGGAGATCATGATCAGGATCACCACGATCACCATGACCACGATCACTTCGATCAGGCTGACGCCGCGCTGGTTTGACAAGGGGTGTTTCAGATTCAACTTCATCGGGTTTTCCACTTACATAAAATAGTCTTCGCGCATGCGGATATAGCGTGGTTCCTTGGTGAATGGATCACGCCAGGTGAGGGTCGCCACCAGGTAAACAAAATCCAGCAATTGCTCGTTTGAGGATTCCTGACCACGCCTAAGCTCGATCGTCATCCTGCCGGTGAGCACCTTGCCTTTGGTGAGCTCATCGATCACATACTCAACGCCGGTCTGGAGAAGGAAAGGCTGGCTGCGGGAATGACGGTAATACTCCATCTCCAATTCTCCGGTGACGAGCAGAGTAGCAACCCGGTCACGATAATTCGTGACCAGCTGCTTCTCCGCAAAAACTACTCCGATATAGATGCTGATTACCAGTATGACAATCACCAGCACCAAAACCAGTGCTTCGATCAGGGTCATGCCGCTTTGTCGGCGGATGAACTCAAAGGGTTTATCCGCCCTAAAGGTCAAATCGGTTGCCTGAGATGTCATCTTAGTAATCCTCATTATCAGAATCCTGCACCAGTGGCAAATTGTTTCGCATTTTCGGCAAATTCTTCCGCGATGGTGCGCTCGATCAGATTGTTCATCACGAGGTTATACAGTGATTGATCGCGGGTTTGCATGCCTTCTTTGGTGCTCGCTTGGATGATGGAAGGGAGCTGATAGGTCTTTTCTTCGCGAATGAGGTTTCTCACCGCGGCGTTTGCTACCATGATTTCCACTGCCGGAACGCGTCCCTTGCCGTCTTTGGTGGGCAGAAGGATCTGCGAGATCACCGCTTCCAGGGATTCGGAAAGCATGGAACGAACCTGTTGCTGCTGTTCCTTGGGGAACATGTCGATGATCCGGTCAATGGATTTGGTGCAGCTTCCGGTGTGCAGAGTGGCAAAAACGAGATGTCCCGTTTCCGCTGCTGTCAACGCCAGCGACACGGTCTCCAAATCCCGCATTTCACCTACTAAGATGACGTCCGGATCTTCACGCAGGGCGCTGCGCAGGGCAGCAGTGAAACTCCAGGTATCGTGCCCCAGCTCGCGTTGGTTGATCAGGCTGTTTTTACTCCTGTGAACAAACTCGATGGGGTCTTCCACGGTGATGATGTGACAATTTCGCTTTTCGTTGACGGAATCGATCATTGTCGCCAGAGTTGTGGATTTTCCGCTTCCGGTGGGTCCGGTCACGAGGATCAGTCCCTTTTCCTTGGTGGTCAACCGCTTCAGAATTTCCGGCAGATGCAATTCATCATAGCTCTTGATTTCATTTGGAATCACGCGGAAAGCGGCGGAAATGCCGTTGATCTGATGAAACGCGTTCACACGAAAGCGCACATCGTTACTTAGCTTGGTGGAAAAGTCGATTTCCAGGTTTCTTTTAAAGAGCTCCTGCTGGGATTCGTTCATGACGCCGAAGACCAGGTTCTCCACTTCCTCCACGGAAAGAATGGGTAGGTTCAGGCGTTTCATTCTGCCGTTGACGCGCACCATGGGATGCGAGCCCGCTGCGACGTGCAAATCCGATGCACCGGCTTCGGCAGTGAAACGTAGCAGTTCGTGGATAGTCAACTTATCGTCCTCCCGATTAGTCCGTTTCCGTTCCTCCGGATTCAGGGTTTGTCCAGGTATCGACACCATAGCCATGGAACTTTGCCTCTTTCACTTCATACCATACCTGTTTGCCTTCGCCGCCGGCGAAATCCTGGGTGGAAGTTGCGATGATCTTGTTGGGGGGATTGCCGGTCACGTCAAACTTCCAGTTTTTGATTGTGGCTTCGCCCAAGCGGGCTTCTTTCATGGCAAGCACGACGGAAAAGTTATCGGTGCTGCCATTGGTTTGAAGATAGACGTCGTAAGTTTTGCGAATCGTGCTGATCGCAGTTTGCGCTTCGGTTGAGCGGGATTTTTCCACATATCTGAGATAGCGGGGAACTGCCAAAGCTGCCAGGATGGCAACGATGATCACGACCACCAATATTTCGATAAGCGTGAAGCCCTTTTGGTTTTTCAGTTTACTGAGCATTTTGTCTTCCTCCTAAGGAATATTTTTATTGTAACTTGGTATTAAGCACATTGTGTGCCAAAGTGCAAAAAAATACTATTTCCACACTGTTTCAATAAAATGACTTGACGTATCTTTGTCCACATATTTTTTGCACCCATTGAAAACTAATCTGAAATCAAAGGAGCTTCATAATGCATCCATCCTCATTCAGAGCACTCATAACGGCGCTCGCGCTCATAGCTGCGCCGATGTTAGTCGCCGAAATCGTGTTGGTTCCCACTGCAGTGACCAATCAAAATAGACTGAACGACACGGACGTCCTTGCCGAATATAACGGTGGCGCGATCCTGCGTAGCGATCTCGACAAAAAAATCTCCAAAATCCCGCCCAACGCCCAGGGAAGATATCGCACCGTGGAAGGGCAGATACAGGTTCTGGATATCATGGCGGTGGAGGAAGCCTTTATGGCAAAGGCTTTGCAATTGGGCATCGACAAAGAACCCGAAGTGGCTGAAAAGATCAACTCCGGATTGAGACAATTCTATATCCAGGAATTCTATACCCGCAACGTCGGCAACTTGGTCGTAATCACCGAAGATGACAAACGCACATATTATCTGGAAAACAAAGCCGCCTTCTACCTCTTTCCAAACATCAGCATAAACTACCTCCAAGCCGAGAACGAAGAGCAAGCCCGGCTGGCGATCCAGATGCTAAACAAAGGTGATTCCTTTTCCAACGTTTCTGATCTGTATAATATGAATACCTACGTGAAGGGGCTCAAAGGCGTGGTCAAAAACATCCGGCTCAATGGAAACATCCCCGGCATCGGAAACGACCTCCCTCTCGAAAACCTCATCGCCGCCAATCTCGAAAAGCTGAACTCCATCGTCGGTCCCGTGCAAACCTCCACCGGATGGCATGTCTTCATGGTGATAGAACACGTTGCCGGTAGCCAACGGGACTACTCTGAAGTGCAGCCGGAACTCGATCAGCGCGTCCGTCCACTCGTCGAAAGACGCATCCTCAACGAACTAACCGACCGCATCAAGGCAAAATATAACGTGGTTATCAAAGACGATTTGCTCGCAGAGATCGACCTGAAAGTCCTCAAAGCCAAA from Candidatus Cloacimonadaceae bacterium harbors:
- a CDS encoding type IV pilus twitching motility protein PilT, with amino-acid sequence MTIHELLRFTAEAGASDLHVAAGSHPMVRVNGRMKRLNLPILSVEEVENLVFGVMNESQQELFKRNLEIDFSTKLSNDVRFRVNAFHQINGISAAFRVIPNEIKSYDELHLPEILKRLTTKEKGLILVTGPTGSGKSTTLATMIDSVNEKRNCHIITVEDPIEFVHRSKNSLINQRELGHDTWSFTAALRSALREDPDVILVGEMRDLETVSLALTAAETGHLVFATLHTGSCTKSIDRIIDMFPKEQQQQVRSMLSESLEAVISQILLPTKDGKGRVPAVEIMVANAAVRNLIREEKTYQLPSIIQASTKEGMQTRDQSLYNLVMNNLIERTIAEEFAENAKQFATGAGF
- a CDS encoding prepilin-type N-terminal cleavage/methylation domain-containing protein; protein product: MKLNLKHPLSNQRGVSLIEVIVVMVIVVILIMISAVGISLFFRKYQELNAWADLQKDGLECLNTIKNGIAAGTGNNVEFLGVNNAIYMRLLGAPFGATTGNAIKVTPPTKDGLETTDYAQFFLYDNAVRATYVHRGIQISSPVYLFPKRDKLDTMTLEKFQIKKVNQGPELIAIEVTLHGKVKTGKDAFRYIKYKTKMVKK
- the pilM gene encoding type IV pilus assembly protein PilM gives rise to the protein MKKTKTLKFKESVGIDIGSHSVKVVHLKRLHDGFKLLNYEVRPTVPHGIEYLPSDLRHERFAPVIVEILKTLRINPKKIQHLVTSIGGDNTSIKQIKTIFLPDDELESALFFEAKKHIPISGTDMVLDYQVLSVEEKTNNMNILLAATSKELLNEHTNTLATAGLSPNIVDIDSLAIANSFALNAFAEDGVFVLLNLGAHRTNMVIWGPQSKFFARDIPYGGYHFTRDIMRRRQLDWEAADAHKLEWGLLDDPSIGESKTISMLDISEKSTEDAIVEEIRRSLRFYVKEAGNSDFRKLYLMGGTAKLRGFLEYIQDKVSIPTELFMPFINVEMPEKFQDKKDPQLALAIGLAMRAE
- a CDS encoding prepilin-type N-terminal cleavage/methylation domain-containing protein gives rise to the protein MLSKLKNQKGFTLIEILVVVIIVAILAALAVPRYLRYVEKSRSTEAQTAISTIRKTYDVYLQTNGSTDNFSVVLAMKEARLGEATIKNWKFDVTGNPPNKIIATSTQDFAGGEGKQVWYEVKEAKFHGYGVDTWTNPESGGTETD